The Oryza brachyantha chromosome 6, ObraRS2, whole genome shotgun sequence region TTCCTTCCTTGAAATTACATACCTCACAAGACTGTCCTCTTCTATACTATCTATTACCTCCCAATCCATGGATTTGCAAATTTCCAACTTCACCTTCTTAAAAGCTGCGGGGGTAAACACATGCGAGGCATCCTTCTCAAATTCGCTAGCATCGCTAGCTGTGAACGAAACTGATTGAGAAGATTTTGCATCTAACTTAGCCTCTCTATGTCTCATACGTGACAAGCAGTGCTCATAGTGCTCAACCAAAAGAACTAAAGTCAGCTTTCGATCTAGATACCTATGAAGTTTTGAGTTTAGGCTCTCGCTTCGCTGATTGCTTTTCATACCAAGGAAAAACCTAACTTTGTATATGTAGCAGCACATTTCTTTCTTAGGTTGTACATCCTCATAAGCCACTTGTTATCTTCAGAAACTTTATGGTTAAACTTGAATTCATCCCACTTTCTCCTCCACTCATATGGATCAATGGGTGCATGAACAAGAACTCTGAAATCTGCTATCATATCTTGATGTAGATGTCGTCCCATATTCTGCTCAATATGCCAAGTACATAACCGGTGGTCTGAATTGGGCATCACAGATGTGATTGCTCTACGCATTGCATTGTCCCCATCTGTTATCAAGGATTTTGGATGTTTCTGACCCATGCAATTCAAAAATTGCCTAAGAATCCATTCATATGTTGATGTCTTCCCGTCTGCAACTATGGCACATGCAAAAATCACAGTGGAACCATGATGGTTGACACCAACAAAGGGGATGAAAGGTAGGTTATATTTGTTCACACGGTATGTGCTATCGAaaacaacaacatcaccaaaaGCCTCATAATCAATGCGAGATTGTGGGTCTGACCAAAATAACCTTGTCAAAGAACTAACATCATTCATCTCGTACTCAAAAAAAACTCCATATCATCCTTTTGTTGTGCCTACATGTACTTGATAACATGGTTGGCGTCACCCCCAAAGTATTTGTTTCTTCCTTAGTTTGACAAAGTGGTTATATAGATCCCTAGAAACAAACCCAGCCGCTTCATAACCACCATGGCGTTTTTCCATAACATCCATCACTTGATGCTGACGCAAACCAGCCTCTTTCAATTCCGTTACCTGAGCTTTCTGTTCATCAGACAGTCCACGATGTGACCTTAAGAAAGCAGTTTCATCAGGTTTACACAATGGATGGCTATGCTTATGAACAAATTTCAGAACATACCAGTCACCCCTAACCTTGTCAAGTTTTATCACAAATTGAGCTTCACAACCACATCGAGTAAGTGCCCGGGGTTGTCtagttctatttttcataCCCATATACATATCTTTCCTACATCCTTCTCTAGAGCATGTGTACTGTCTATGGAATATCCCATTTGTAATTGGATCACGTCTCACGTAATCCTTCCTTATGCTGAATCCTTTCTCTCTAGCATAATTATTGTAAAATACATAACCTTCCTCCTCACTCTTAAATCTCATACTAATCATCTTTTCATACTCCTTTTGTTCCTCCAAGTTGGTACTGTTACTACCCATTTTACAAGCCATGAGAAAAGTCTGTACAAACCAACGTATGCATCAGGAAAATATGGACATTACCATCCTTCTAGGGAGCAGTtcaaaaaatgtcaaaaaaattttaaatggtaCTCTCCTAACTAATCTGCAACTACCAATGTACCATCCCACGCtataatgtataattaaaagcaacaaaataaattactgcTATTTTGTTCAGtccataaaaaaactgaaggaGTTAGAAAGTTTCTACTGGATTTACCTGGCCACTTCTTCTAAGCAACTAAGCCCTTCCTTGATTCAACTTCAACTTGATGTGCTCAACAGAAAACCATGCAAGCTGTCTTGCCTTGCAGTGGAATAAACCATTTCTCTGGGATTCAATATATCTCCATCGATTAGCCAGATCGATTACTACGGCGCACCTGCCACGGCATCCAACAGAAGAAGAGTGGCAAGGAACGACGCACCTGCCGCCGCGTCCAACAGAAGAAGGGCGGCAAGGAACAGCGCGGCACGGCGTCGAATGGGAGGAAGCATGCACACCGTAGCAGACTAGAGCAAGAAAGGGGAGAGGCAGCTATGGCACAGGCAGATCTGAGCTGCTTTCTTGGTGGCAAgatgaggagagaggaagagacaCCGATTTGCTTTGCTGCGCTGGTCGTTTCACTGTTATCTTTTCGTTTGGTCCATTCTGACCCTGCTAAATGAACGGCTAGATTTGATCTGGTACCTCCCAGTACTAGTACTGGCAGGTACTATTTCAAGAACCATAAAAAAGCTCATTAGATATAGTGCCTTAGTCCAggagtgattgtttgtcttttttaaagaaaaaaccaaataacatatttataaataaaatttttatatacgtgtgtttagtaatctaatagttaagactgaaaaatatatattttaaatctaagataaaaaatttaaatttcgtCTCGTACACCTAAGAAACAAGAAGATAGGGCTGCAACCTTGCACGTACTCAGGTCGTTCTGAGGTCATCGTCATCCAGCACAGTGAGCTTCAAAAGTATGCACTGATTAATCTAGCTAGCGACAAAACGAAGAACTGGCCATGATCGAGAAAAGATCGATGGAGAATCAGATCATATCGATCTCATATTCCCAATAAtgcctttcttttcttctttaattTCTTTCTGAGATAGGAGtatatatcgatcgatctgggTCAGTAATCTTGTGCCACTGTCTGACGGAGCACGAGAGATAAGcaccagaagaaaaaaaaacagcgcGCCTACTGCGATGCTAGCGAGATTTAGCTTGGCCATGGCTACGTGCGTACATCCCGTCGCCGGAGAAGAcaagcccgccgccgccacctcgccggtTTCCCCTTGGCCCATAGAAATATAAGGAACCATGGGCCGGAAAGTGGCATAATTTTGGGCCGTTATTGGGCTGGTCTGGTGGGCCATCGTATTGGGCCTCGCCCAGTTAAGGGTAGGAGAGGCATCGACTCGACGCACGCacacgcggcggcgcgagggccgGAGAAGCGAGGAGgagacgccgcgccgcgaccTCGGGCAAGAGAAGGCGGCGAGCGAGACCATGGCGGCcagccacctccgccgcgcctTCTTCTTCGCGCCCGCGCTCTCCCGCGGCCGGTCCCAGCCGCCTGCCCCCGTCCTCTCGCACGTCGCGTTTTTCTCCGGCCCTGCCTCCCCGGAtcaggccgcggcggcggaggcggaggcggaggcggagggggaggccgCGAGCGGAGCTGGAAAGGGAGCGGCACCGGGcaaggaggggaagggggaagATGCTAGCGcggggaaggaggcggcgcaggaagacggcggcgagcacgtGAACAAGGCCACCGGCGAGATCGGCGGCCCGCGTGGGCCCGAGCCGACGCGGTACGGCGACTGGGAGCGCGGTGGCCGGTGCTCCGACTTCTGACCGGCTCTTCCGCCGGCCAAGATGGTAGCTTTCTCCACCGGCGTAGCGTGATCTGTCAAGAAATGTAATACTAGATGGTTTTATATCACTCTGTGCTCTCCTTTCTTCTTGAATTTGGAATAAAGTGGAAGTTGTTATGCATGCCATGATTCTGAATTTCTTAATGTTTCAGTCTTTCAGGGCACTAATCCTCATGAATCTTAGTATCTCACCATGGTAATCTCAAACTTTGTTCTGCACTTCTGCTGTTTGATGAATTGCTTGAGCTGAGTGATGGGATGGAATTGCTTGTTTTGTAATTCAGTGCAGATCTGTGAGCACTTGTAATTTGGCACAAGGAAAGATTGGAAGTTGCTATGCAGGCCCATggttctgaatttctgaatgCTACAGAGGACTATCCTCATGAATCTTAGCGTGATAATCTCAAATTTTGTTCTGTGATTCAGTACATACTTGGGAAAGCATGTAATTTGGCACAAGGGAAGATATCCTCCAATCCTCCATGCTGAGATTGCTCATACCTTGGTCAGCTACTGTTTCTCCCTCTTACGTTTTCAGTAGCACAGCAATTGATTGTCAGATTGAGCCTGTTACTGTTGCTAGGTCGACACTGAAAAATTGTCAATGAAGGAAAAGCATATATACTGGCTGCAATGATGATGGATTTGCTGTTCTAGATTGCTCACCTTGCATTTGTGCAGCTGCAGTGCTATAATTTGGAGCTCCTGTATATCAGTAACCATGAGCCATCAAAATCTGGACTTGCCATTGTTCACCATGAGCATCACGTTTTCCACATGAGTGATCTGAGCACCCCGGTTTAATTCCACCTTTGCTAAAgaatttttagttttcatGGCTAAAAGTCGCATAATTTCAATTTACACTCGTCTCGATCTAATGATCAAGATTTCACAGGCATAGGCCATGAAAATTCGGTCACCGCTTACTACCTTAACCATCTGTCGCAAGAGCAGCAGAGTGTCACACGTCCTGCAAATCCCTACATACTTTACTTGCCACAAGTTTTCCATTCACCACAAGATCATTAAGGCTGAAATGAACAAACAGAGCGTAGCTCTAACTGGTTAGGCTCCTTACGGTGTAATTTATCCATCCAGGTTCAAGTATTAAAGTTGACACAGTTACTCGCACTTACGGTTAGATAAGTCCTTCAAAAGTTCAAAGTACTTTTCTTCccttttgtaaataaaaataatttatgaataaaacttttatatacatgttctttttaatctaaaagtcaatgctgagaaataaactatgatgaaaaaattacaaatcaactataaattttaggttaaaaatcaaattttgatttatacacataaacaaaagcgaaaattTGAGGGTGTgagactttttagccttaaatagttttatatgataatagtgaatctagacacatatacaaactatatatattaatcaatggataaattaaaaaaaacttataaatatgaaacagaAGGAGTAACTCATTAGGGTAATGTGTGCGTCTACAAAGGTGAGGGAAAAATAAGGCTGAAATGTTGTATCATACAATGCAAAAGGGTAGATTTTACTGCTAACTTCGGTGAAAAGATCAAATTTTTCGGGTAAATAAGGCTCTgttcagtttgcaaaaaaaaaatttgcaaaagagATATATGAATACACATTTAAAGCATTAAACGTAgtataattacaaaataaattacagattttgccaagaaactgcgagacgaatattttgagcctaattaatctgtcattagcacatgtaggttaatgtagcatttatggttaatcacgtgctaattaggcttaaaagatcggTCTCACGATTCCCctcgtaactgtgtaattagttttaatattcatatatatttaatgctctatttagatgtctaaaaatttgatgggatgtttttaagaaaaatttttaggaactgaACAGGCCTAACTAAATATCCTGTCAGATAATGCTAAGTAACATTCTGCACCATGCACGCGTTGCGTATCAGAGCAGACCACGCCATTTCAATCTCTCTAGTCTATAAATATGGCGCCATTGATGCATGCATCCGTCCCAAGCAGTGCACTGCTCACCCAACCCCTTGCTAGCGACGGCGAGCCAATGCCCATGACGCCGACGTGCTactcgacgtcgtcgtcgacggtcgccgccgtcgtcgtcgcgctcgtcgtcgccgccgggcaGCTGGTCGCGGCGGGGACGTCGGACCTGTGCAGCCTCGCGAAGACGGCGTTCAGCGACTGCACGGCGTACGTCGCCGGGGCGGAGCCCGTCGTGtcgcgccgctgctgccgggGCCTCGGCGACATCCGGGAgctggccgccaccgccgcccagCGCCGGGCCGTCTGCGCGTGCGTCCTGGCGGAcatgctcgccgccggcgccggcaaggtcgacgccggccgcgccgccgggctCCCCGCCGCCTGCAACGTCCACGTCGGCTTCATCCCGACCAGCCCCACGTTCAACTGCTTCCGGTAATATCACAAGCAATACACACAACACACTACgcttcaaaatttcaaactttttagaatTCTTTTTCTTGATATGAACTGATTTTATCTTCGAATTCTTTTGCTGCAGGGTTCGTTGAACAATGAACAAGCATCAAATTCAAACATGGAGGAGTTACATTCTCTCTTTGAACGTACACAATGCAATTTGCAAACTTTACCATGTTAATTAAGCAACCATTGTTTGTAACTTCGTATCAtcgttaaaaaatatagagtttaAGCAACACATTCTCAATCTAGTTCAGAAGTCTCTTTCGCCTTTGGCTAGTGCAGCTTTGCTTTCATGATTTCTCGAAGcattaatgatatatttttgagCTTAGTTTGTCCTACTCTAATTACACGTGTCATGCGGAAATTGACACTACACTTACACTTACACTTGCTTCACTGGGCCTGACAAACTAGTCCCGTGCAGCCCAAGTCAATCTGGACTCAATATTCTTGCGAACTCTAGCACACATAATTTCTGGGTCGCTGTCAAGCTTCGTCCTTTTCTAATCATTCTGCTTATTTTTCATCAGTTTTCAATCTGTTCCCCTTTCGACATTGCGAGGAAATCGCAGAAATTAAACCTGATTATAGTATCTGCTTCGATAATCCAGTAATCCGTACAATTAAGTACAGAAATGGTCTTCCAGATCCTTTCTCCAGCGACATGGTTGCGTAAAAATTTATGCAATTTTCTAGCCCTAGAGCCGCCAAATTTGTACAGATCAAAGCTTCTGGAACTGCCCCACCTACTCCATGAATGAATGCAAGTTGTCGTTGGGAACAGTTGGTCAAAtgctattattatttaattaacacTATTTTCCCACATTGTTGGGGAACTAGAGAGATTAGTACTAGTACGTGTTTTTGTGCTGACATGCTGATAAAAAGTTGGAGAGATGATTTCTCTGAAAAAGATTGGTACTTGCTCTGATAAAGAGCTCTAGAGATTAATATTGCTTGCTGAATATGCTTACTAGTTAACACTCACTGTTTACTTTTAGAGATTTAGTTGGGACAGTCTGCATTGAAAAACTTTGACAAGTAATCATCTCTCTCAGTCTTTGCAGAATACCGGTAATAACGAACTAGCAGTATGAAACCAtgttcagaattcagacaTATGAAGAGCAATTTGGAATACGATTCTCCACCACCCAACATGCTGCATAACCTGACTGTGGTTTGTCCAAAGTTACGAAGTTGATTTGCCTGgttttgaaaagaaatttCAAAGCTATAATTGAGATTCAAACGTAATCCATGGGTTGAGAATTTCAGAAAGAAAATACTGGTCATGGTCTCAGTCAACCCAGGACATGGGctctatatattttccaaTCTCTCCCAACTAGCAAAGGCATCAGCTTgacatcctctctctctcttcctctctcgcctccgtcgtcgtcgtcgtcgtcgtcgtcgtcgtcgtcggagatGAAGCActtggtggaggtggagaagGCGACGGAGAATGCCGGGCCGACGTACCAGAACGTGCTGGCCAAGGACGCCGGACTtctgcagccgccgccggggatGGAGAGCTGCTGGGACGTCTTCCGGTGGGTGATCTGGTTTCGTCTCTCAGCTCCGGCCATGCACGAGCTCGCCGGCCAATAGCCGGCGACGTAAAAAGCTCTTCTTTTTTGTACCACGCAGAGCGTGATTTGATCGTGATCGATCGGTTTTGCATAACTTTTGCAGGAATTCGGTGGAGAAGTACCCCGACAGTCCGATGCTCGGTCGCCGGAGAGTCGTCAACGGCAAGGTGACtaattgattttcttttcctccttgTTGAACAAGAATAATCTCCATTTCACATTAATTTCACATAAATAATTCTCTTCTGCCTTCTAGAAAATGTATTGCTACCTTGATCATTCCAAATTCCAAGTACTACTTTCTGAAGATCTGAACAGTTGCTCTACACATAGCCCATTTCCTCATCTTGATCAGTGTGGAGTGCAGATTGCTTCAGCTCAATTAGTTTTCTACTGTGTGGTTAATTTGTTCTGTGTGCACATATGAACAGGCAGGTGACTATGTTTGGATGACTTATAAGGAGGTTTATGACATGGTGATGAAACTTGCTGCATCCATTAGCAAATCAGGAATCAAGAAGGTAATTGGCTTAATTTCCCTTAAAACTTTTTCCTGCagtaaaatttaactgaaCTGGAGTGTTTCCTAAGCAATTCCCAGAGCTCATTGGGTTTATATTTAGATCATCATGCATGGCCATCTGTGCACGTCTTGAACGAACAGTCGATTGACTGCAAGCCTGAGCCAGCTgccaatatataatttaagcAGTTGATGAAATTAAGTTGTGGATACATGCTTCACATGTATTTGGATCTTACAAAATCtagataatttaaaataaacggCGCAGGCTTGCATCAACCAAACATGATTGGATCAGTTCAGATATATGAGTTGACCTGGTAGTAAATTAACCATTAAGCATCTGGAAAGGCTTGTTTGTTTGGAGTcattaaactttaattaatttcatattagATTACAGTAACTTTGACATTGCCAAAACCAAGATTTACCACCAGCACAAGAGTTCCACTCTTGTTGCCATCTGGATGACAGAAGCACTGACAACCACAACTTGGCCGGTTTGTGAGCAAAAGTCCACTGTTCGAATCGTCTAAAGTAAAaagtctgaagtctgaacagTTCATGACCTGCAGGAGAGTTGAATTTATCATGTTCTAGGATTTGGAACTCTCAGTGCAATCTCTAGCGTCTCGTCGTCGTATCTAACCTGGCATCTCTCAGTGCAATCTGTCAGTCTGACCCagccaaaaagaaaattcaaacCCAGCCAATCTGTCAGTCTGGATATCATATTCAACAACAATTCAGTATTCCGATATAGATTTGTTCCAGTCCAACAAAAGGTAACTGAAGCTACCAGTACTTTacggtactaaatcgtttctcaccattggatctagctgagcagAGTAGGCATTGTTAGATCTAACAATTTGTTACCGTGAGGTATTAGTagctcaagatatttttttagaccggagcaaatctcattcAGATTTTTCAGTTGGTGTGAAAACTAGTTTACCCTTGAAAACTAGACTGGTGGAATTTTCGCATTTGCTGATAATATGTTATCGGATGGGAACAGTTGACTAGTGCAatcattttagatttttacaATTCAGATATGTTCCTTGACCCGTTCAAActgattaatttaattaattaccgaATTTCAGGGTGAATGCTGTGGCATCTACGGCGCAAACTGTCCGGAATGGATCATCAGCATGGAGGTAGTTTTTACTCATGCACATGAGCAGTTTTTAACCATTAATCTGCATGAACAGCTTTGTGTTGGTTCTTAATTACTgtcattttaatttcatctgATCATTCTCAGGCTTGCAATGCACTTGGGATTTCCTGCGTGCCGCTCTATGATAGTCTTGGTAAGCACATGAACGGCATGTGCCATTCTATgatggatgaattttatttttttaaaatcatttgAAGAATTAAAGATATCGATACCATAAAACTAACATTTGAAAAGTACAAATACCTCACAAATCGTAAAAATAGCTCAAACATTGAACCTGGCTCATCATTTACtcacatttttaattttttttggtatgttCTAGGTGCTGGTGCAGTGGAGTTTATCGTGTGCCATGCTGAAATCCAGATCGCTTTTGTggaggaaagaaaaatttCAGAGGTAATAATTCGGCAGCTTTTCCAATTTTATATGGGCTGGTTTGGAAAGAAAATGGGCTGGGCTTTCATGTACGGCCCAAGTAGAGCCCATTTAGTTGATCTAATCTGGCCCGCCTAGTTTAGTCTTATCTCGGCCCGGCCCAATAAGATCGCACATAGGCCGCGTCGCGGCCTCGCGGGGCCGGACGGCGAGTCGCCGGTCGCATTTCCGGCGAGGCGGCctcgcacggcggcggcgcagttGCCCGGCCTGCTCCGCGCCGCGAGCTCCGGCGATGGCCCTCGTGCTCTCCGCACCGCAGTGGGCTGCGGGCATGGTGTGGCAGCGGTTTGCCCCCGCGACCGCGAGAAAGGGGGCGGGGCATGCGATGGGCGCGGTGCCTGGAGGCGATTGCCTGGCGGCGGAcctcgccgcggcgtcgtCCCGTCGTTCggccgcgcctcctcccggtaGGCGAACCCGCGCGGCGCGCTGAACTCTGCAGGTTTTGATTTTGCCCaggatttttgtttttttagcgCAAGTGGAGTTTGATCCGTATGCAGCGATTTTGTAGGAAATGATTGAGATGGCTAGAATGGGCTCTAGTTTTTGGGCGTGCGAATTGTGATTCGATTAGTTGGATCTGTGATACGGAATATCATCTCATATTCTCATGTAGTATTTGCTATTCGAAATTACTGACTAGACGCATCACGCATATGCGGAGCGAGCTTTTGTATGTAATCATTGAGAGACCATATGTTCAGCTGCTGCTGATGTTGCATTCGTTAGCAATTTAGTTAGTGCTGAATTACTGAGAGGTCTCGAGCTCTCGATTCCATCTTCAATGGATTAAATAGTGCAATATGCAAACGAGTGTTTGTGTAATTTGGTTCGGATGGTATATGTGTGTAGTTCTTACTATGGTTTCTTTAAACTTGATTGCTTCCTAATAGTACTTGATAATGATTTTATGCTGCAGCTCTTGAAAACTTGTCATGCCACTTCAAAGTATTTGAAGAGTAAGTTCATTTGATACCCGTAGCATCAATTGGTCGATTCACGGTCACTGGAATCtatatcaatttttattttcttatcctTCTTCCAGTAATCGTCAGCTTTGGAGGTGTGACAAATGACCAAAAAGAGGAAGCTAAAAACCATGGGATGTCCATATTCTCATGGGAGGAATTCCTGATTATGGTAAGCTGGTCTTTGCATAGCCTGCTTTCTTGATTACTCCAGGTGTTTTGGTGGGTCTTTATGGAAAGAACTGCCTCATAAGATGCTTCCTTAAACAGCAATGCTCATCACCAATTTTACAAAATGCTTTAAAGTTTTCATTCGTTTGCCTTGTTTGATATCCAGCATATACTTTGAGTTATTCTATTATATGGATAGAAGCAAATTGGTGCTTGTGGCACTCATCCCATGGTATGAAGGCCCATATCCAAATCAATGTGGCCATGACATATTTTACATGTTCATTTTGAGGCCCAGAGTTACCTAGTAAACACATAATATTCATTTCTAAAGtttcaaactatttttacatatacaGTTGCATTTTACATATGACTTATTAGATATTTATGTAACTTCCATGCATGCCATAAAAGTGTTTTGTACAGGCACAAATATAAATTGTTTCAATCTACTTAGTTCTTTACAATGATATAGTGCAAGATTATCTTGAATAACTAAACTTGTCTGACTGATAATGTGGGATTTACCAGTCATATTCATGTTACCGAAGTATTGTAATGAACTTGTGTGACTTTTATGCTTACAGGGAGGTGATTATCATTTTGATCTTCCTGAAAAGAAGAAATCTGACATCTGCACAATAATGTACACAAGCGGAACAACTGGAGACCCTAAAGGTGTTATGATATCAAATGAAAGCCTTCTTGTTAACATCTCTGGTGTTGATTCCGTGACCGGATCTGTTGGCGAACCTGTAAGtgtagaatatatatgtagtctGAAATAACCATTTTTACATTCTTTCTTGAATGAATCAGGCAACTCATTTTGGTTGCCCTCCATTGCTTTGTTGCAGTTTGGTCATGATGATGTTTATATGTCATATCTTCCACTAGCTCATATCTTCGATAGAATCTTTGAAGAAGTATTCATTTCTCATGGATCAAGAATTGGATTTTGGCGTGGGGTATGTTTATGGGTACTccttattttcatttaagtaGTCAATGGATGCATACTCAAACAGTTTCATGTGTATGTAGGATGTCAAGCTGTTGGTTGAAGACATTGAAGCACTAAAACCAACAGTATTCTGTGCAGTTCCACGTGTACTTGATAGAATATACTCAGGTAAAATTCCAAATGTGTGCACTTTAGCTAATATGTCATGTTAATGTCTATTAGTTTGTCTCCTTGTATAGAAAGTAGAACTCAATGAATATACTTGtttctgaatttatttttctaatcagTCTGTCCAATAACCTGCCATGTTTCTATTCATGACATTAATATGTCTAGACTACTATTATTTTCATGGCTTCGCTATAAATGCATTAATATAATTTGTGTATGAGGTATCCAAGTCCCATTGTTTCactttttggaagaaaaaaagtgaAATACTTATTAgcaaacggaaaataatttatcggtaaaacttttttatacaagtCCATAGCGATTCAAACGCAAACGCTGTAAAGTAAACGAAGGTGGAAAAACCACAagatcaactccaaatttaggctttaaaattcaaatttggcttgtaagcaaaagcaaaagtaAAACAATAGAGCCCGAAATGTAAAAGTGTACAGTAACAATGAGCTCCATAACAGTTTGCCAGAGGCCttacttgaaattttttacaagCTTCTCTTTAGATTGAATTTTTTCGACAAGGATGCAAAATGGAACAAACCAGAAACTGTTAAATTGTTATATAGTGGAAATGTTTTGCAAGGATTGATCTACTAGTGAGCTACTGAACTCTATTGTAAATGAAGGTCCTGCAATGTAGAAATTCAGTGGAAAGTTGCACATGATGTCTAGCTGTACTTGTGATATTATGGCATTGACTACTATTCCGTGCATTTTCTTTATGTAGGTCTTACAGGAAAGATTTCTTCTGGTGGTATACTGAAGAAAACTTTATTCAATATTGCTTACAAGCTGTAAGTCTGGATATGATTATTACTGACAACTCCTTTTACGGAATGCCTTGAGTTGATTCCTTTTACGGAACACCTTGAGTTGATGAATTGGATATCATAAGTTTCTTCTGATATTCTTATGTTCTTTGGCCTTTGCTGAAGTTTCATTATTTGCTCcacttatttttttcgtaACTTGTGTGATTGGGTGATAAAAATTCTGAATTAGTAGTAATGATCAAATGATCAGGAAACTGGACAGCATGAGGAAAGGCATTAAGCATGAGAAGGCAGCTCCATTTTTTGACAAATTAGTTTTCAACAAGGTACAATTAGTTAGTTCAGGAGCAACTTTTTAGCACTTCACCagataaaattcaaattgtcaATGCATCTTGATATGTTAATCATTGCCCTAACATAGTGTTTATCCTTTAGGTGAAAGAAAGACTGGGTGGAAACCTACGTTTTATTGTGTCTGGTGGCGCCCCATTAGCTGTTGCAGTGGAAGAATTTTTGAGGGTTGTAACATGTGCAAGTGTTGTTCAAGGCTATGGTATGCTTGCTTCAGCGTTCAAGTTCCTTTAGGAAGTATTTGACCAAACGCTTCATATTGTTGGTTGACATAATATTACATAAACTTTTGAATCCAAATTTAGGGCTCACGGAAACTGGTGCTGCGTCATTTGTTGCAATaccaaatgatatttccatggTTGGGACAGTTGGTCCACCAGTTCAACATTTGGACGTACGTCTTGAGTCAGTTCCAGAGATGGGTTATGATGCTTTGTCAAACATCCCTCGTGGAGAGATATGTGTAAAAGGAAGTGTTCTATTCTCAGGATACTATAGAAGAGAGGATCTTACACAAGAAGTCATGATTGATGGATGGTTCCACACAGGTTAGCTGTTTCAATAATTTCTGGGCTAGTTCACTACAGTGACATTATTTGTTCAGATGATGACTATGTGTAATAC contains the following coding sequences:
- the LOC121054669 gene encoding succinate dehydrogenase assembly factor 4, mitochondrial, which produces MAASHLRRAFFFAPALSRGRSQPPAPVLSHVAFFSGPASPDQAAAAEAEAEAEGEAASGAGKGAAPGKEGKGEDASAGKEAAQEDGGEHVNKATGEIGGPRGPEPTRYGDWERGGRCSDF
- the LOC121054695 gene encoding non-specific lipid-transfer protein A-like gives rise to the protein MHASVPSSALLTQPLASDGEPMPMTPTCYSTSSSTVAAVVVALVVAAGQLVAAGTSDLCSLAKTAFSDCTAYVAGAEPVVSRRCCRGLGDIRELAATAAQRRAVCACVLADMLAAGAGKVDAGRAAGLPAACNVHVGFIPTSPTFNCFRVR
- the LOC102710129 gene encoding long chain acyl-CoA synthetase 4-like isoform X1, with product MKHLVEVEKATENAGPTYQNVLAKDAGLLQPPPGMESCWDVFRNSVEKYPDSPMLGRRRVVNGKAGDYVWMTYKEVYDMVMKLAASISKSGIKKGECCGIYGANCPEWIISMEACNALGISCVPLYDSLGAGAVEFIVCHAEIQIAFVEERKISELLKTCHATSKYLKIIVSFGGVTNDQKEEAKNHGMSIFSWEEFLIMGGDYHFDLPEKKKSDICTIMYTSGTTGDPKGVMISNESLLVNISGVDSVTGSVGEPFGHDDVYMSYLPLAHIFDRIFEEVFISHGSRIGFWRGDVKLLVEDIEALKPTVFCAVPRVLDRIYSGLTGKISSGGILKKTLFNIAYKLKLDSMRKGIKHEKAAPFFDKLVFNKVKERLGGNLRFIVSGGAPLAVAVEEFLRVVTCASVVQGYGLTETGAASFVAIPNDISMVGTVGPPVQHLDVRLESVPEMGYDALSNIPRGEICVKGSVLFSGYYRREDLTQEVMIDGWFHTGDVGEWQPDGSLKIIDRKKNIFKLSQGEYVAVENLENVYGVLQEIDSIWVYGNSFESFLVAVINPNQQALENWAKQNGIAGSFSELCKNSRAKEYIISELIKIAKEKKLKGYEFIKAIHLDPLPFDMERDLITPTYKKKRPQMLRHYQGIIDALYKTAK
- the LOC102710129 gene encoding long chain acyl-CoA synthetase 4-like isoform X2 translates to MRWARCLEAIAWRRTSPRRRPVVRPRLLPLLKTCHATSKYLKIIVSFGGVTNDQKEEAKNHGMSIFSWEEFLIMGGDYHFDLPEKKKSDICTIMYTSGTTGDPKGVMISNESLLVNISGVDSVTGSVGEPFGHDDVYMSYLPLAHIFDRIFEEVFISHGSRIGFWRGDVKLLVEDIEALKPTVFCAVPRVLDRIYSGLTGKISSGGILKKTLFNIAYKLKLDSMRKGIKHEKAAPFFDKLVFNKVKERLGGNLRFIVSGGAPLAVAVEEFLRVVTCASVVQGYGLTETGAASFVAIPNDISMVGTVGPPVQHLDVRLESVPEMGYDALSNIPRGEICVKGSVLFSGYYRREDLTQEVMIDGWFHTGDVGEWQPDGSLKIIDRKKNIFKLSQGEYVAVENLENVYGVLQEIDSIWVYGNSFESFLVAVINPNQQALENWAKQNGIAGSFSELCKNSRAKEYIISELIKIAKEKKLKGYEFIKAIHLDPLPFDMERDLITPTYKKKRPQMLRHYQGIIDALYKTAK